The Deltaproteobacteria bacterium region CCCGAACGCCCTGCTACCTCCGATGGGCGTCCGGCACTCTTTTTCGGGTGCCGACAAGCGGCTGGGAGGGGAGAAGATGCGACGAATCCTGGTGACAGCGCTGGCAGTGGCGGCCCTCGGCGTGGGCTGCGGGCCCATCGAGTCCACGGCGGTCATCGCCGACGCCTCGGTCGCCCTCTCCGGCGCCCGGACCGCCGAGGGCGAGAAGTTCGCCCCCTACGAGTTCACCTCGGCCGAGCTCTATCTGGAGAAGGCCCGCGAGGAGCGGGGCTACGCCGACTTCGAGGTGGC contains the following coding sequences:
- a CDS encoding DUF4398 domain-containing protein translates to MRRILVTALAVAALGVGCGPIESTAVIADASVALSGARTAEGEKFAPYEFTSAELYLEKAREERGYADFEVAIDYARKARDFARQAQAKSLKAVRQDVEDSGAGLAPADDGATTGSIETLTPPPMP